The proteins below come from a single Gossypium raimondii isolate GPD5lz chromosome 2, ASM2569854v1, whole genome shotgun sequence genomic window:
- the LOC105789320 gene encoding casein kinase II subunit beta-1, whose translation MYRGERAAGGSKGEVGSVDRKRINEALDKQLERSSPSTSRAINGKDKSLQSLQMGKHPPDHYRDSCSASLPKPNASGDESETDSEESDVSGSDGDDTSWISWFCNLRGNEFFCEVDDDYIQDDFNLCGLSSQVPYYDYALDLILDVESSHGDMFTEEQNELVESAAEMLYGLIHSRYILTGKGIAAMLDKYKNYDFGRCPRVYCCGQPCLPVGQSDIPRSSTVKIYCPRCEDIFYPRSKYQGNTDGAYFGTTFPNLFLMTYQHLKPQKASQSYVPRVFGFKIHKP comes from the exons atgTACAGAGGAGAGAGAGCCGCCGGTGGTTCCAAAGGGGAGGTAGGTTCGGTGGATCGGAAACGGATCAACGAAGCGCTTGATAAGCAACTGGAACGATCGTCGCCGTCAACATCGAGAGCAATCAACGGCAAGGATAAGTCATTGCAGTCCCTTCAAATGGGGAAGCATCCACCTGATCATTACCGTGACTCTTGTTCTGCTTCTCTACCTAAACCGAACGCCTCCGGTG ATGAATCTGAAACTGACAGTGAAGAGTCGGATGTTAGTGGTTCCGACGGGGATGACACATCTTGGATCTCATGGTTTTGCAATCTACGTGGAAATGAATTCTTTTGCGAAGTTGATGATGACTACATACAAGACGATTTTAACCTTTGTGGGCTAAGTAGCCAAGTTCCTTACTATGATTATGctcttgatttgattttggatGTTGAATCTTCTCACG GAGATATGTTTACGGAGGAGCAAAACGAATTAGTTGAATCTGCGGCAGAGATGCTTTATGGTCTGATTCATTCTCGATACATATTGACAGGCAAAGGGATTGCCGCTATG cTAGACAAGTACAAGAACTACGATTTTGGAAGATGCCCTAGAGTTTACTGCTGCGGACAACCATGTCTTCCAGTCGGTCAATCGGATATTCCTCGATCAAGCACCGTAAAAATATACTGCCCTCGATGCGAAGATATCTTCTACCCACGCTCCAAGTACCAAGGCA ACACCGACGGTGCCTATTTCGGGACAACATTTCCAAACCTGTTCTTGATGACATACCAACACCTGAAGCCACAAAAGGCATCTCAAAGCTACGTACCAAGAGTATTCGGGTTCAAGATCCACAAACCGTGA
- the LOC105789321 gene encoding uncharacterized protein LOC105789321 → MSPPSLLGPPELRHPTPPKPETTVVTTTTKVPSDPFMDLMLANFNEANNTPSMGFTENNSATYLATGNPCLDFFFHVVPNSPPDSIKEMLGRAWNFDPLMTLKLICNLRGVRGTGKSDKEGFYTAAFWLHDHHPKTLACNLDSFVNFGYFKDLPEILYRMLEGSTVRQVQKHDWLIRKQGKFRGGSRCYSKKQKVEKSKPTGATNPNLEKAKARDLRKEKKISMAKKVIERYSRDPDFRFLYECVSDLFAACLKSDMEFLKSNETRKIGLAAKWCPSIDSSFDKSTLLCESISRKIFSRENYPEYEGIDEEHYAYRVRDRLRKDVLVPLRKVLELPEVYIGANKWDSIPYNRVASIAMKFYKEKFLKHDKDRFSKYLEDVKAGKSTIAAGALLPHEIIAELNKADDEQVEQVAELQWQRMVNDLLQKGKLRNCMAVSDVSGSMHGIPMEVSVALGVLVSDLSEKPWKGKLITFSASPKLILVEGENLKEKTEFVRDMEWGYNTDFQKVFDLILKVAVEGNLKREQMIKRLFVFSDMEFDQASMSPWETDYDVIVKKFTQRGYGDVIPQIVFWNLRHSRATPVPATQKGVALVSGFSKNLLKMFLDEDGDINPVAVMEAAISGEEYQKLVVLD, encoded by the coding sequence ATGTCGCCACCGTCTCTTCTCGGCCCACCGGAGCTCCGCCACCCCACTCCTCCAAAGCCTGAAACCACTGTCGTCACCACCACCACTAAAGTTCCAAGCGATCCATTCATGGATCTAATGTTGGCTAATTTCAATGAAGCCAATAACACACCTTCGATGGGATTCACCGAAAATAATTCAGCCACTTATTTAGCCACCGGCAACCCTTGCCTTGACTTTTTTTTCCATGTGGTACCTAATTCCCCACCCGATTCCATTAAAGAAATGTTGGGTCGAGCTTGGAATTTTGATCCATTGATGACTCTGAAGCTAATTTGTAACTTACGTGGTGTTCGTGGTACAGGGAAATCCGACAAGGAAGGGTTTTATACGGCGGCGTTTTGGTTACACGATCATCATCCTAAAACCCTTGCTTGTAATTTGGATTCCTTtgttaattttgggtatttCAAGGATTTACCCGAAATTCTGTATCGTATGCTTGAAGGATCTACTGTTAGACAGGTTCAGAAACATGATTGGTTGATAAGAAAACAGGGGAAATTCAGAGGGGGAAGCCGTTGTTATTCAAAGAAGCAAAAAGtggaaaaatcaaaacccacaGGAGCTACAAACCCGAATTTGGAGAAAGCAAAAGCAAGGGACttaagaaaggaaaagaagattTCAATGGCGAAAAAGGTGATCGAGCGATATTCAAGAGACCCAGATTTCAGGTTCCTTTATGAATGTGTCTCTGATCTTTTTGCTGCTTGTCTTAAATCAGATATGGAGTTTTTGAAATCTAATGAAACTAGAAAGATTGGTCTTGCTGCAAAATGGTGTCCTTCAATTGATTCTTCATTTGATAAATCAACATTGTTATGTGAAAGCATTTccaggaaaatattttctcgagAAAATTATCCTGAATATGAAGGAATCGATGAAGAACATTATGCTTACCGTGTTCGTGATCGGCTTAGGAAAGATGTGTTAGTGCCACTGCGTAAAGTTTTAGAATTACCAGAAGTATACATTGGTGCAAATAAATGGGATTCAATCCCTTACAACAGAGTAGCTTCTATAGCAATGAAGTTTTACAAGGAGAAGTTTTTAAAACACGATAAAGATCGGTTTTCGAAGTATTTAGAAGATGTAAAAGCCGGAAAGTCGACAATCGCAGCCGGTGCATTACTCCCACACGAAATAATCGCTGAATTAAACAAAGCCGACGACGAACAAGTTGAGCAAGTAGCAGAGCTTCAATGGCAGAGGATGGTGAATGACTTATTACAAAAAGGTAAACTTCGTAATTGTATGGCGGTTTCTGATGTTTCCGGTAGTATGCACGGGATTCCGATGGAAGTTTCAGTCGCATTAGGCGTATTGGTATCGGATTTAAGTGAAAAACCATGGAAAGGAAAGCTTATAACTTTTAGTGCAAGCCCtaaacttatattagtagaagGTGAAAACTTGAAGGAAAAAACAGAGTTTGTGAGAGATATGGAATGGGGTTACAACACTGATTTTCAAAAAGTATTTGATCTTATATTGAAAGTTGCTGTTGAAGGGAATTTAAAACGAGAACAAATGATTAAAAGGTTGTTTGTGTTTAGTGATATGGAATTTGATCAAGCTTCAATGTCACCATGGGAGACTGATTATGATGttattgtaaagaaatttacaCAGAGAGGGTATGGAGATGTGATCCCACAAATTGTGTTTTGGAATTTGAGACATTCAAGGGCTACACCAGTGCCTGCAACTCAAAAAGGGGTTGCTTTGGTTAGTGGATTTTCGAAGAATTTATTAAAGATGTTTTTGGATGAAGATGGTGATATAAACCCTGTTGCTGTTATGGAAGCTGCTATTTCTGGTGAGGAGTATCAGAAATTGGTTGTACTTGATTGA
- the LOC105789915 gene encoding novel plant SNARE 11 has translation MDSLSAVSEELAEIDGQIADIFRALSNGFQKLDKIKDVNRQSRQLEELTGKMRECKRLIKEFDREVKAMERRTNANTHRMLSEKKQSMVKELNSYVALKKRYQSNLESNKRVDLFDGPNEGFSEDNDMLASNMTNQQLMDKGYQMMGETDQAINRAKKVVQETVDVGTETAATLKAQTEQMSRIVNDLDSIHFSIQKASKLVKEIGRQVATDKCIMALLFLIVTGIIAIIIVKIVNPNNKEIRDIPGLAPPAMNRRLLWIPY, from the exons ATGGATTCGTTATCCGCGGTTAGCGAAGAGCTAGCGGAGATCGACGGACAAATCGCCGATATTTTTCGAGCATTATC GAATGGGTTCCAGAAACTGGATAAGATTAAGGATGTTAATCGACAGAGCAGGCAATTGGAAGAGCTTACCGGCAAGATGAGAGAGTGTAAGAG GCTAATCAAAGAGTTTGATAGAGAAGTAAAGGCAATGGAGAGAAGAACTAATGCAAACACCCATAGAATGCTGAGCGAAAAGAAGCAATCAATG GTCAAGGAGTTGAATTCATATGTTGCCCTTAAGAAACG ATATCAAAGCAACCTTGAGAGTAATAAACGAGTTGATCTCTTTGATGGGCCTAATGAAGGCTTCAGTGAAGATAATGACATGCTAGCTTCCA ATATGACAAACCAGCAACTAATGGATAAAGGATACCAGATGATGGGTGAGACTGATCAAGCCATTAACAGGGCTAAGAAG GTTGTTCAAGAAACTGTTGATGTTGGAACAGAGACTGCTGCAACTCTCAAGGCTCAG aCTGAACAAATGAGCAGGATAGTTAATGATCTCGATTCTATCCATTTTTCGATCCAAAAAGCATCTAAATTAGTCAAAGAAATTGGTAGACAG GTTGCTACCGATAAGTGCATTATGGCACTATTATTTCTCATTGTGACCGGTATCATAGCCATCATAATTGTCAAG ATTGTGAATCCAAACAACAAGGAAATCCGGGATATTCCAGGATTAGCACCGCCGGCAATGAACCGTCGATTACTTTGGATTCCTTATTGA